Proteins from a genomic interval of Stenotrophomonas sp. WZN-1:
- the minE gene encoding cell division topological specificity factor MinE produces the protein MGLFDFLKAKKTTAETAKNRLQIIIAQERSHRGGPDYLPLLQRELLEVIKKYVNIDVDAVKVDLVKDGQHDVLDISVALPEGPDKP, from the coding sequence ATGGGCCTGTTTGATTTCCTCAAAGCGAAGAAGACCACCGCCGAAACCGCCAAGAACCGCCTGCAGATCATCATCGCGCAGGAACGCAGCCACCGTGGTGGCCCGGACTACCTGCCGCTGCTGCAGCGCGAGCTGCTGGAAGTGATCAAGAAGTACGTGAACATCGACGTCGATGCGGTGAAGGTCGACCTGGTGAAGGATGGCCAGCACGACGTGCTGGACATATCCGTGGCCCTGCCTGAAGGCCCGGACAAACCCTGA
- a CDS encoding heparan-alpha-glucosaminide N-acetyltransferase domain-containing protein, translating into MPPSPSLRLASIDQLRGTVMLLMLLDHVRETFFLQHQVGDSMDASTVSPALFACRLLAHLCAPVFVLLTGLSAWLYGQRQADPRRATAAFLLKRGLFLVVLELTLVNFAWTFQFPPDTIYLQVIWAIGLSMMALAGLLWLPRRALLVLAVLLVAGHNLLDAVRVEGDGVFATLWKVLHQRDWIEAGTLRLRTSYPVLPWLGVIALGYLMGPWFARERVPEQRRHWLLCAGIGALVLFALLRFANQYGDAPWSYQTTTLRTWLSIFNVTKYPPSLQFLLLTLGVGLLLLRLYEWPPVARALRPLADIGAAPMFFYLLHLYVLKGLYLAALAVWGPTDGELYALDSVSGLMLVACALAVAMYPPTRAFARFKARRRDLAWLRYL; encoded by the coding sequence ATGCCCCCTTCCCCCTCACTTCGCCTGGCCTCCATCGACCAGCTGCGCGGCACCGTAATGCTGCTGATGCTGCTTGACCATGTGCGCGAGACCTTTTTCCTGCAGCATCAGGTGGGCGATTCGATGGACGCGTCGACGGTCTCCCCTGCGCTGTTCGCCTGCCGTCTGCTGGCCCACCTGTGTGCGCCGGTATTCGTGCTGCTCACCGGGCTGTCGGCCTGGCTGTACGGCCAGCGCCAGGCGGACCCGCGCCGGGCCACCGCCGCCTTCCTGCTCAAGCGCGGCCTGTTCCTGGTGGTGCTGGAACTGACCCTGGTGAACTTCGCCTGGACCTTCCAGTTCCCGCCGGACACGATCTATCTGCAGGTGATCTGGGCCATCGGCCTCAGCATGATGGCGCTGGCCGGCCTGTTGTGGCTGCCGCGGCGGGCCTTGCTGGTGCTGGCGGTGCTGCTGGTGGCAGGGCACAACCTGCTCGATGCGGTGCGCGTGGAGGGCGATGGCGTGTTCGCGACGCTGTGGAAAGTGCTGCACCAGCGCGACTGGATCGAGGCTGGTACGCTGCGGCTACGCACCTCCTATCCGGTACTGCCGTGGCTCGGGGTGATCGCGCTGGGATACCTGATGGGCCCTTGGTTCGCTCGTGAGCGGGTGCCAGAGCAGCGTCGGCACTGGCTGCTGTGCGCAGGCATCGGCGCGCTGGTCCTGTTCGCGCTGCTGCGGTTCGCAAACCAGTACGGGGATGCTCCCTGGTCGTACCAGACCACCACGCTGCGCACGTGGTTGAGCATTTTCAACGTTACCAAGTACCCGCCGTCATTGCAGTTCCTGCTGTTGACCCTGGGCGTGGGACTGTTGCTGCTGCGCCTGTACGAGTGGCCGCCAGTGGCGCGTGCGCTGCGGCCGTTGGCCGACATTGGTGCAGCACCGATGTTCTTCTACCTGCTGCACTTGTATGTGCTGAAGGGGCTGTACCTGGCGGCGCTGGCGGTGTGGGGCCCGACCGACGGCGAGCTGTATGCGCTGGATTCGGTCAGCGGCCTGATGCTGGTGGCCTGTGCACTGGCGGTGGCGATGTATCCACCGACGCGGGCGTTCGCGCGGTTCAAGGCACGAAGGCGCGATCTGGCGTGGTTGCGGTACCTGTAG
- a CDS encoding GNAT family N-acetyltransferase, which yields MSIVIRDVREHELDSVLALNNNAGLAILPLDAARLRLFYETAEYFRVAERDGNLAGFLIGFGSDSQHDSSNFAWFKQQLDTPFFYIDRIVVASRRRGGGVGRAFYADAQSFAELRYPQMTCEVFLDHGADAALLFHGSFGFRELGQNTMPQVDVRASMLAKELCSYPWVQETYGDKLPDMAWTRARQLPAQAQRPTGT from the coding sequence ATGTCGATTGTCATCCGCGACGTGCGCGAGCACGAGCTCGATTCCGTCCTGGCTTTGAACAACAACGCTGGCCTGGCCATCCTTCCCCTGGATGCGGCCCGCCTGCGCCTGTTCTATGAAACCGCTGAGTATTTCCGCGTCGCCGAGCGCGACGGCAACCTGGCCGGCTTCCTGATCGGCTTCGGCAGCGACAGCCAGCACGACAGCAGCAATTTCGCCTGGTTCAAGCAGCAGCTGGACACCCCGTTCTTCTATATCGACCGCATCGTGGTCGCCAGCCGCCGTCGTGGCGGTGGTGTCGGCCGTGCGTTCTATGCCGACGCGCAGAGCTTCGCCGAGCTGCGCTACCCGCAGATGACCTGCGAAGTCTTCCTCGACCATGGCGCCGATGCCGCCCTGCTCTTCCACGGCAGCTTCGGCTTCCGCGAGCTGGGCCAGAACACCATGCCGCAGGTCGATGTGCGTGCCAGCATGCTGGCCAAGGAACTGTGCAGCTACCCGTGGGTCCAGGAGACCTACGGCGACAAGCTGCCGGATATGGCATGGACACGCGCGCGGCAGTTGCCGGCGCAGGCACAGCGGCCGACGGGGACCTGA
- a CDS encoding DUF819 family protein gives MPSTALIQNDIVVFGLIAATLGAVFWTASREQGLWKRFYTFVPALLLCYLIPGIYNTVGLIDGQNTRLYNPIARDILLPAALILLTLAVDIKGILRLGPKLVLMYLGASASIMLGAVVAFLVMRALHPETVAGDTWAGMAALAGSWIGGGANMLAMREVFDVNATTFGQFAVVDVGVGYVWMAALIFLAGRAAKIDARSGADTSAIDELKERIARFQAEHERIPSLTDLMLIVAVAFGGVGLSHAIGAPLAAWFKANVSWAPQFSLDAPFVWVVVLSTTLGLSLSFTRARNLEGAGASRLGSLLLYFLIACIGMQMDLLALLDRPWLFLLGLIWIAVHIVLLWCLGKLLKVPFFYFAIGSQSNIGGPASAPVVAAAFHPALAPVGVLLGTMGYATGTYLAYIVGITLRALAGQG, from the coding sequence ATGCCCTCGACCGCCCTGATCCAGAACGACATCGTCGTCTTCGGTTTGATCGCCGCCACCCTTGGCGCCGTGTTCTGGACCGCTTCGCGCGAGCAGGGGCTGTGGAAACGCTTCTACACTTTCGTGCCGGCGCTGCTGCTGTGCTACCTGATTCCCGGCATCTACAACACCGTCGGCCTGATCGACGGCCAGAACACCAGGCTCTACAACCCGATCGCGCGCGACATCCTGTTGCCGGCCGCGCTGATCCTGCTGACTCTGGCAGTGGACATCAAGGGCATCCTGCGGCTCGGCCCGAAGCTGGTGCTGATGTACCTGGGCGCCTCGGCCAGCATCATGCTCGGTGCGGTGGTGGCGTTCCTGGTGATGCGCGCGCTGCATCCGGAAACGGTGGCCGGTGATACCTGGGCCGGCATGGCCGCGCTGGCGGGTAGCTGGATCGGCGGCGGTGCCAACATGCTGGCGATGCGCGAAGTGTTCGACGTCAACGCCACCACGTTCGGCCAGTTCGCGGTGGTCGATGTCGGTGTCGGTTACGTGTGGATGGCCGCGCTGATCTTCCTGGCCGGACGCGCAGCGAAGATCGACGCGCGCAGTGGTGCCGATACCTCGGCCATCGATGAACTGAAGGAGCGCATCGCGCGCTTCCAGGCCGAACATGAGCGCATTCCCAGCCTCACCGACCTGATGCTGATCGTCGCGGTGGCTTTCGGTGGCGTCGGCCTGTCGCACGCGATCGGCGCGCCGCTGGCGGCCTGGTTCAAGGCCAACGTCAGCTGGGCCCCGCAGTTCAGCCTGGACGCGCCGTTCGTGTGGGTGGTGGTGCTGTCGACCACGCTGGGCCTCAGCCTGAGCTTCACCCGTGCCCGCAATCTGGAAGGGGCGGGTGCGTCGAGGCTGGGCTCGCTGCTGCTGTACTTCCTGATCGCCTGCATCGGCATGCAGATGGATCTGCTGGCGTTGCTGGACCGCCCGTGGCTGTTCCTGCTCGGCCTGATCTGGATCGCCGTGCACATCGTGCTGCTGTGGTGCCTGGGCAAGCTGCTGAAGGTGCCGTTCTTCTATTTCGCCATCGGTTCGCAGTCGAACATCGGTGGCCCGGCCTCGGCGCCGGTGGTGGCGGCCGCGTTCCATCCGGCGCTGGCGCCGGTGGGCGTGCTGCTGGGCACGATGGGCTATGCCACCGGCACCTACCTGGCCTACATCGTCGGCATCACCCTGCGCGCGCTGGCCGGGCAAGGCTGA
- the minC gene encoding septum site-determining protein MinC, with protein MDTRAAVAGAGTAADGDLSVAVNFDYEQAGELKIGQVGVANLRIRTLDVERLVQEMRERVTRAPKLFGRAAVILDFGGLSQVPDVATAQALVDGLRSAGVLPVALAYGTSAVDLLSQQLGLPLLAKFRAQYERAEAEPAPPPPAPEPRRAARAEPKPAPATPVAKVADAAAPQPGRMQLGNVRSGQQLYAENCDLTVMATVGAGAEVIADGSIHIYGTLRGRALAGAQGNTAARIFCRDFHAELVAIAGHYKVLDDVPDNLRGKAVQVWLEQDQIKIAALD; from the coding sequence ATGGACACGCGCGCGGCAGTTGCCGGCGCAGGCACAGCGGCCGACGGGGACCTGAGCGTGGCGGTGAATTTCGATTACGAACAGGCGGGTGAACTGAAGATCGGCCAGGTGGGCGTTGCCAACCTGCGCATCCGTACCCTTGATGTCGAACGCCTTGTGCAGGAAATGCGCGAGCGCGTGACCCGTGCACCGAAGCTGTTCGGCCGCGCTGCGGTGATCCTCGACTTCGGCGGCCTGAGCCAGGTGCCGGATGTGGCGACCGCACAGGCGCTGGTCGACGGCCTGCGCAGTGCGGGTGTGCTGCCGGTGGCACTGGCTTACGGCACCAGTGCGGTCGACCTGCTCTCGCAGCAGCTCGGCCTGCCGCTGTTGGCGAAGTTCCGCGCCCAGTACGAGCGTGCCGAGGCCGAGCCGGCCCCGCCGCCGCCCGCACCGGAACCGCGCCGCGCGGCCCGTGCCGAACCGAAGCCGGCCCCGGCAACGCCGGTAGCCAAGGTGGCCGACGCTGCTGCACCGCAGCCGGGCCGCATGCAGCTGGGCAACGTGCGTTCGGGCCAGCAGCTGTACGCGGAAAACTGCGACCTGACCGTGATGGCCACCGTCGGCGCCGGCGCCGAGGTCATCGCCGATGGCAGCATCCATATCTACGGCACCCTGCGCGGCCGCGCGCTGGCAGGGGCCCAGGGCAACACCGCGGCGCGTATTTTCTGCCGTGATTTCCATGCGGAACTGGTCGCCATTGCAGGCCATTACAAGGTGCTGGACGATGTCCCGGACAACCTGCGCGGCAAGGCCGTCCAGGTGTGGCTGGAACAGGACCAGATCAAGATCGCTGCGCTGGACTGA
- a CDS encoding oligopeptide transporter, OPT family yields the protein MNHDAAPKQLTFRAVALAIVLAVVLSAANAYLGLFAGLTIATAIPAAVISMGVLRLLGGGSILENNIVQTGASAGSSIAAGVIFTIPALVIMGYWPDFKYWWVLGIAGLGGLLGVLFSVPLRRSMIVEDPLPFPEGKAAAEVLKAGENPGPGLKILGLSAVIGAFVKLAAESGMRLIPDAWATSAYVGSSKVTAFIGTNLSPALLGVGYIVGLNVGIVVVSGSILTWHIAIPIYQAFFMNTDPALAASVAAASSTEAAFAIWGAKMRYLGVGAMLIGGIWTLISLRKSLLNGVKSGFAAARKSGGPVLAHTERDLPMKWMLVALVVFVLPLLALYQAIVGQWHVSIPMTLIMIVAGFLFVSVSAYLAGLIGSSNNPVSGITISTILFASAVLVVLLGKDGLQPVGAFGAPLGAVAAIMIGAVVCCAAAVGGDNLQDLKAGYIVGATPWKQQLMLGIGAFSCALIMAPVLNLLATAYGIGVKSELHPNALAAPQANLMASVAKGLFGGELPWTFIGIGAVVGAAIIAFDSWLKSRNARFRVPVLAAAIGIYLPLELMVPIFLGGLIAYLVERFHKVRADDEEGRDRVHKPGVLFAAGLITGEALMGIAIAIPIVVSSRADVLAVPFHLPGAQWIGLAVLFVVGWLIYRTGKRAVA from the coding sequence ATGAACCACGACGCTGCGCCCAAGCAGCTCACCTTCCGCGCAGTGGCCCTGGCCATCGTGCTGGCGGTGGTGCTGTCGGCCGCAAACGCCTACCTCGGTCTGTTCGCAGGCCTGACCATCGCCACCGCCATTCCCGCCGCGGTGATTTCCATGGGCGTGCTGCGCCTGCTGGGCGGTGGCTCCATCCTTGAAAACAACATCGTGCAGACCGGTGCCTCGGCCGGTTCGTCGATCGCCGCCGGTGTGATCTTCACCATCCCCGCGCTGGTGATCATGGGCTACTGGCCGGACTTCAAGTACTGGTGGGTGCTGGGCATCGCCGGCCTTGGCGGCCTGCTGGGCGTGCTGTTCTCGGTGCCGCTGCGCCGTTCGATGATCGTCGAAGACCCGCTGCCGTTCCCGGAAGGCAAGGCTGCGGCCGAAGTGCTCAAGGCTGGTGAGAATCCGGGCCCGGGCCTGAAGATCCTCGGCCTGTCGGCGGTGATAGGTGCCTTCGTCAAGCTGGCCGCGGAAAGCGGCATGCGCCTGATTCCCGATGCCTGGGCCACCTCGGCCTATGTCGGCAGTTCCAAGGTCACCGCCTTCATCGGCACCAACCTGTCGCCGGCATTGCTGGGCGTGGGCTACATCGTCGGCCTCAACGTCGGCATCGTGGTGGTGTCCGGCTCGATCCTGACCTGGCACATCGCCATCCCGATCTACCAGGCGTTCTTCATGAACACCGATCCGGCACTGGCCGCGTCGGTGGCCGCTGCTTCCTCCACCGAGGCCGCGTTCGCCATCTGGGGCGCGAAGATGCGCTACCTGGGCGTAGGTGCGATGCTGATCGGTGGCATCTGGACCCTGATCTCGCTGCGCAAGTCGCTGCTCAACGGCGTCAAGAGCGGCTTCGCCGCGGCCCGCAAAAGCGGTGGCCCGGTGCTGGCGCACACCGAGCGCGACCTGCCGATGAAGTGGATGCTGGTCGCCCTGGTGGTGTTCGTGCTGCCGCTGCTGGCCCTGTACCAGGCCATCGTCGGCCAGTGGCACGTGTCGATCCCGATGACCCTCATCATGATCGTCGCCGGCTTCCTGTTCGTCTCGGTCTCGGCCTACCTGGCCGGCCTGATCGGTTCGTCCAACAACCCGGTCTCGGGCATCACCATCTCCACCATCCTGTTCGCCTCGGCCGTGCTGGTCGTGCTGCTGGGCAAGGATGGCCTGCAGCCGGTCGGCGCCTTCGGCGCGCCGCTGGGCGCGGTGGCCGCGATCATGATCGGCGCGGTGGTGTGCTGTGCTGCAGCGGTCGGCGGTGACAACCTGCAGGACCTCAAGGCCGGCTACATCGTCGGTGCCACTCCGTGGAAGCAGCAGCTGATGCTGGGCATCGGTGCGTTCTCGTGCGCGCTGATCATGGCCCCGGTGCTGAACCTGCTGGCCACCGCCTACGGCATCGGCGTGAAGTCCGAACTGCACCCCAACGCGCTGGCTGCGCCGCAGGCCAACCTGATGGCCTCGGTGGCCAAGGGCCTGTTCGGTGGTGAACTGCCGTGGACCTTCATCGGCATCGGTGCCGTGGTCGGCGCCGCCATCATCGCCTTCGACAGCTGGCTGAAGTCGCGCAACGCCCGCTTCCGCGTGCCGGTGCTGGCCGCCGCCATCGGCATCTACCTGCCGCTGGAACTGATGGTGCCGATCTTCCTCGGCGGCCTGATCGCCTACCTGGTCGAGCGCTTCCACAAGGTGCGCGCCGATGACGAAGAAGGCCGCGACCGCGTGCACAAGCCGGGCGTGCTGTTTGCTGCCGGCCTGATCACCGGCGAGGCACTGATGGGCATCGCCATCGCGATTCCGATCGTGGTCAGCAGCCGCGCCGACGTGCTGGCCGTCCCGTTCCACCTGCCGGGTGCACAGTGGATCGGCCTGGCCGTGCTGTTCGTGGTCGGCTGGCTGATCTACCGCACCGGCAAGCGCGCCGTGGCGTAA
- the minD gene encoding septum site-determining protein MinD: MAEIIVVTSGKGGVGKTTSSASLACGLARRGKKVAVIDFDVGLRNLDLIMGCERRVVYDFVNVVHGEATLKQALIKDKRFDNLYVLAASQTRDKDALTQEGVGKVLKDLAADGFDYIICDSPAGIEKGAFLAMYFADRAVVVVNPEVSSVRDSDRIIGLLDSKTHKAESGQDVPAFLLLTRYTPLRVESGEMLSIADVEEVLGLKAIGVIPESGDVLNASNKGEPVILDVESAAGQAYEDAVARILGEERPMRFTNVEKKGFFSKLFGG; the protein is encoded by the coding sequence TTGGCTGAAATCATCGTAGTCACCTCCGGCAAGGGCGGCGTCGGCAAGACCACTTCCAGTGCGAGCCTGGCCTGCGGCCTGGCGCGGCGCGGCAAGAAGGTGGCGGTGATCGACTTCGACGTCGGCCTGCGCAACCTCGACCTGATCATGGGCTGCGAACGCCGCGTGGTGTACGACTTCGTCAACGTCGTGCACGGCGAAGCCACCCTCAAGCAGGCCCTGATCAAGGACAAGCGCTTCGACAACCTGTACGTGCTGGCCGCCTCGCAGACCCGCGACAAGGACGCACTGACCCAGGAAGGCGTGGGCAAGGTGCTGAAGGATCTGGCCGCCGACGGCTTCGACTACATCATCTGCGACTCCCCGGCCGGCATCGAGAAGGGCGCCTTCCTGGCGATGTACTTCGCCGACCGCGCGGTGGTGGTGGTGAACCCGGAAGTGTCGTCGGTGCGCGACTCCGACCGCATCATCGGCCTGCTCGACTCGAAGACCCACAAGGCCGAGTCCGGCCAGGACGTGCCGGCCTTCCTGCTGCTGACCCGCTACACCCCGCTGCGCGTGGAAAGCGGCGAAATGCTGAGCATCGCCGACGTCGAGGAAGTCCTCGGCCTGAAGGCGATCGGCGTGATTCCGGAATCGGGCGACGTGCTCAACGCCTCCAACAAGGGCGAGCCGGTCATCCTGGATGTCGAATCCGCTGCCGGCCAGGCCTATGAAGACGCCGTCGCGCGCATCCTCGGCGAAGAACGCCCGATGCGCTTCACCAACGTCGAGAAGAAGGGCTTCTTCAGCAAGCTGTTCGGAGGGTAA
- a CDS encoding S9 family peptidase, with product MKLRHALLPLSLLAALPSVAAARGLEVRDMVAMDRVSAPVLTADGGTVVFAKRSVDANLKASTALYARNLRTRDAAPPKQITPAGWSVNSASLSADGQTVYFLSAKNGSQQLYAQPINGGTPRQLTDFPVDVDSYHVSPQDDRVLFSAGVFQACASDLACTGKKLKDVAGAKASGKVFDSLFVRHWDTWNDGRRNTLFVAPLPTAKAGAVKGASALSATIDGDAPSKPFGGNDDFAWSPDGASVVASIRVAGKQEPWSTNFDLYRFDADGKQAPVNLTAANPAWDAGPVFSADGKTLFYRAMKRPGFEADRFGLMAMDVASGKTREIAPQWDRSAGGITLSADGASIYTTADDLGEHPLFQIDVASGKATKLIGDGSVTAVDVAGNSVAITRNSLKSNDQVLVGLLPAAGEAIGELRALTPAAGEVLKDVSFGDYEQFEFKGWNNDTVHGYVVKPHNYQEGKSYPVAFLIHGGPQGSFGNGWSYRWNPQTYAGQGYAVVMIDFHGSTGYGQAFTDAISQHWGDRPLEDLQKGWDAALKKYSFLNGDKACALGASYGGFMVNWIAGNWNGPFKCLVNHDGVFDQRMMGYATEELWFTEWEQGGTPYQKAANYEKFNPVNHVADWKKPILVIHGQQDFRIPVEQGLAAFTAAQRQGIESKFLYFPDENHWVLKPNNSILWHDTVNAWLKQHIGN from the coding sequence ATGAAACTGCGTCATGCCCTGCTGCCACTGAGCCTGCTGGCCGCCCTGCCCAGCGTCGCCGCTGCCCGTGGCCTGGAAGTCCGCGACATGGTGGCCATGGACCGCGTCTCCGCGCCGGTACTGACCGCTGACGGCGGCACCGTGGTGTTCGCCAAGCGCAGCGTGGATGCCAACCTGAAGGCCTCCACCGCGCTGTACGCGCGCAACCTGCGCACCCGCGACGCAGCGCCGCCGAAGCAGATCACCCCGGCCGGCTGGAGCGTCAATTCCGCTTCGCTGTCGGCCGATGGCCAGACCGTGTACTTCCTCAGCGCCAAGAACGGCAGCCAGCAGCTGTACGCGCAGCCGATCAACGGCGGTACCCCGCGCCAGCTGACCGACTTCCCGGTCGACGTGGACAGCTACCACGTGTCGCCGCAGGACGACCGCGTGCTGTTCAGCGCCGGCGTGTTCCAGGCCTGCGCCTCGGACCTGGCCTGCACCGGGAAGAAGCTCAAGGACGTGGCCGGTGCCAAGGCCAGTGGCAAGGTCTTCGATTCGCTGTTCGTGCGCCACTGGGACACCTGGAACGATGGCCGCCGCAACACCCTGTTCGTCGCTCCGCTGCCGACGGCCAAGGCCGGCGCGGTCAAGGGCGCGTCGGCGCTGAGCGCGACCATCGATGGTGATGCGCCGTCCAAGCCGTTCGGCGGCAATGATGATTTCGCGTGGTCGCCGGATGGCGCCAGCGTGGTGGCCAGCATCCGCGTGGCCGGCAAGCAGGAGCCGTGGTCGACCAACTTCGACCTGTACCGTTTCGACGCCGACGGCAAGCAGGCGCCGGTCAACCTGACCGCCGCCAACCCGGCCTGGGATGCCGGCCCGGTGTTCAGCGCCGACGGCAAGACGCTGTTTTACCGCGCGATGAAGCGCCCGGGCTTCGAGGCCGACCGCTTCGGCCTGATGGCGATGGACGTTGCCAGCGGCAAGACCCGCGAGATTGCCCCGCAGTGGGATCGTTCGGCCGGTGGCATCACCCTGTCCGCCGACGGCGCCAGCATCTACACCACTGCCGATGACCTCGGCGAGCACCCGCTGTTCCAGATCGACGTGGCCAGTGGCAAGGCCACCAAGCTGATCGGCGATGGCAGCGTGACTGCGGTCGACGTGGCCGGCAACAGCGTGGCGATCACCCGCAACAGCCTGAAGAGCAACGACCAGGTGCTGGTCGGCCTGCTGCCGGCTGCAGGCGAAGCCATCGGCGAACTGCGCGCGCTGACCCCGGCCGCTGGTGAGGTGCTCAAGGATGTCAGCTTCGGCGACTACGAACAGTTCGAGTTCAAGGGCTGGAACAACGACACCGTGCACGGCTATGTGGTCAAGCCGCACAACTACCAGGAAGGCAAGTCGTACCCGGTCGCGTTCCTGATCCACGGCGGCCCGCAGGGCAGCTTCGGCAATGGCTGGAGCTACCGCTGGAACCCGCAGACCTATGCGGGCCAGGGCTACGCGGTGGTGATGATCGACTTCCACGGTTCCACCGGCTATGGGCAGGCCTTCACCGATGCGATCAGCCAGCACTGGGGCGACCGCCCGCTGGAAGACCTGCAGAAGGGCTGGGACGCGGCGTTGAAGAAGTATTCCTTCCTCAACGGTGACAAGGCCTGTGCGCTGGGTGCCAGCTACGGCGGCTTCATGGTCAACTGGATTGCCGGCAACTGGAACGGCCCGTTCAAGTGCCTGGTCAACCATGACGGCGTGTTCGACCAGCGCATGATGGGCTACGCCACCGAAGAGCTGTGGTTCACCGAGTGGGAGCAGGGCGGCACGCCGTACCAGAAGGCCGCGAACTACGAGAAGTTCAACCCGGTCAACCATGTGGCGGACTGGAAGAAGCCGATCCTGGTCATCCATGGCCAGCAGGACTTCCGCATTCCGGTCGAGCAGGGCCTGGCTGCGTTCACCGCCGCCCAGCGGCAGGGCATCGAATCGAAGTTCCTGTACTTCCCGGATGAAAACCACTGGGTGCTGAAGCCGAACAACAGCATCCTGTGGCATGACACCGTCAATGCCTGGCTGAAGCAGCACATCGGCAACTGA
- a CDS encoding oligopeptide:H+ symporter yields the protein MTVAASASDDFLGHPKGVYVCFFTEMWERFSFYGMKALLLLYLTKYHLFGDKAGLDLLGAYGGLVYCIPVFGGMLADRWLGMRRAVLFGGILLVLGHLGMAFEGHAAYRVNGEVVRDTSALAVTYLSLALIIMGVGFLKPNISTIVGKLYAKDDPRRDSGFSLFYAGINLGALFSSLVCGFLGEAYGWKYGFGAAGIGMLAGLAMFLWGQKYLQGHAEPPQPAALKQKVLGLPREWLIYLCAVLGVLPVAWLMWAAGNGAFALGGEISLALMLMLVVLGGVLVWFAWFTGSKCTPVQRQQMIALMVLIFMALVFFTMYEQSYGSWVTFTDRLLTKDIVPALVITGGTPLPWSIISLLLAPLGFVVSARLSERRPGSAAPRTFFAAIVVLMLVLLVRDCLVIPQTAGSLTYLGGLFLVLLAPAFAALWTWMDRRGWEPGKPVKSAWGLAIGALSFVPLALAAQQVGATGEMASVWWLVLAYFLLASGEMCLSPVGLSAVTQLAVPRVMSLMMGTWFLATAFSETLAALFGKLAAIEVPEGESLDMVAAAGAYAHLFWLLMWIGLGCALAAFIAAPLLKKMMHGVK from the coding sequence ATGACCGTTGCCGCCTCTGCTTCCGACGACTTCCTGGGCCACCCCAAGGGTGTCTACGTCTGCTTCTTCACCGAAATGTGGGAGCGCTTCTCCTTCTATGGCATGAAGGCGCTGCTGCTGCTGTACCTGACCAAGTACCACCTGTTCGGTGACAAGGCAGGCCTGGACCTGCTTGGCGCCTACGGCGGCCTGGTGTACTGCATCCCGGTGTTCGGCGGCATGCTGGCCGACCGCTGGCTGGGCATGCGGCGGGCGGTGCTGTTCGGCGGCATCCTGCTGGTGCTCGGCCACCTTGGCATGGCCTTCGAAGGCCACGCGGCGTACCGGGTGAACGGCGAAGTGGTGCGCGACACCTCGGCGCTGGCCGTGACCTACCTGTCGCTGGCGCTGATCATCATGGGCGTGGGCTTCCTGAAGCCGAACATCTCCACCATCGTCGGCAAGCTGTACGCCAAGGACGACCCGCGCCGTGATTCGGGCTTCTCGCTGTTCTACGCCGGCATCAACCTCGGCGCGTTGTTCTCGTCGCTGGTGTGTGGCTTCCTCGGCGAGGCCTATGGCTGGAAGTACGGTTTCGGCGCGGCCGGCATCGGCATGCTGGCCGGCCTGGCAATGTTCCTGTGGGGCCAGAAGTACCTGCAGGGCCACGCCGAGCCGCCGCAGCCGGCCGCGCTGAAGCAGAAGGTGCTCGGCCTGCCGCGCGAATGGCTCATCTATCTGTGCGCGGTGCTCGGCGTACTGCCGGTGGCGTGGCTGATGTGGGCCGCCGGCAATGGTGCGTTCGCGCTGGGCGGTGAAATCAGCCTGGCGCTGATGCTGATGCTGGTGGTGCTGGGCGGCGTGCTGGTCTGGTTCGCCTGGTTCACCGGCAGCAAGTGCACGCCGGTGCAGCGCCAGCAGATGATCGCGCTGATGGTGCTGATCTTCATGGCGCTGGTGTTCTTCACCATGTACGAGCAGTCCTACGGCTCCTGGGTGACCTTCACCGATCGGCTGCTGACCAAGGACATCGTGCCTGCGCTGGTGATCACCGGCGGTACCCCGCTGCCGTGGTCGATCATCTCGCTGCTGCTGGCACCGCTGGGCTTCGTGGTCAGCGCGCGCCTGTCCGAACGGCGCCCGGGTTCGGCCGCGCCGCGCACGTTCTTCGCCGCCATCGTCGTACTGATGCTGGTGCTGCTGGTGCGCGACTGCCTGGTGATTCCGCAGACCGCAGGCTCGCTGACCTACCTCGGCGGCCTGTTCCTGGTGCTGCTGGCGCCGGCCTTTGCCGCGCTATGGACGTGGATGGACCGCCGCGGCTGGGAACCGGGCAAGCCGGTGAAGTCAGCCTGGGGACTGGCGATTGGTGCGCTGTCGTTCGTGCCGCTGGCGCTGGCGGCGCAGCAGGTCGGCGCCACGGGCGAGATGGCCAGCGTGTGGTGGCTGGTGTTGGCCTACTTCCTGCTGGCCAGCGGTGAGATGTGCCTGTCGCCGGTCGGCCTGTCGGCGGTGACCCAGCTGGCCGTGCCGCGGGTGATGAGCCTGATGATGGGCACCTGGTTCCTGGCCACCGCATTCTCGGAAACGCTGGCCGCGCTGTTCGGCAAGCTGGCCGCGATCGAGGTGCCGGAAGGCGAATCGCTGGACATGGTGGCCGCCGCCGGCGCCTATGCGCACCTGTTCTGGCTGCTGATGTGGATCGGGCTGGGCTGCGCGCTGGCAGCGTTCATCGCCGCGCCGCTGCTGAAGAAGATGATGCACGGGGTGAAGTAA